The following proteins come from a genomic window of Salvia hispanica cultivar TCC Black 2014 chromosome 4, UniMelb_Shisp_WGS_1.0, whole genome shotgun sequence:
- the LOC125185491 gene encoding casparian strip membrane protein 1-like, with protein MEANIAETKRERERKLRLLALKKSVAILDLFLRISSAVAALAATLAMGTTEQTLPFFTQLFQFRASYEDLPAFTFFVIAMSISSGYLVLSVPFSVACVVQPLVPGPRLLLMICDTFIVTLLTSAAASSAAIVYLAHNGNSEANWLPLCQQFGDFCQRISGAVVAGFVAVALLLIMVVLSALGLTKH; from the exons ATGGAAGCGAACATAGCAGAAACAAAGAGAGAAAGGGAACGGAAATTAAGGCTTTTGGCGCTGAAGAAGAGCGTGGCCATTTTGGACCTGTTCCTCCGCATAAGCAGCGCCGTGGCTGCGTTGGCCGCCACCCTCGCCATGGGAACCACCGAGCAGACTCTTCCATTCTTCACACAGTTGTTCCAGTTCCGAGCCAGCTATGAAGATCTCCCGGCATTCAC attCTTTGTGATAGCAATGTCAATTTCAAGTGGCTACCTCGTTCTATCAGTGCCTTTCTCCGTAGCATGCGTAGTTCAACCCCTTGTTCCGGGGCCGAGGCTTCTCTTAATGATATGCGATACG TTTATAGTGACATTGCTTACTTCGGCGGCGGCTTCATCGGCGGCGATAGTGTACCTTGCTCACAACGGAAACTCCGAGGCCAATTGGCTACCGTTGTGTCAGCAGTTTGGTGATTTCTGTCAGAGGATCAGCGGAGCGGTGGTGGCGGGATTCGTTGCGGTGGCGCTGCTTCTCATCATGGTGGTGCTTTCCGCTCTCGGTCTAACAAAGCATTGA